In Drosophila santomea strain STO CAGO 1482 chromosome 2L, Prin_Dsan_1.1, whole genome shotgun sequence, a single window of DNA contains:
- the LOC120458628 gene encoding uncharacterized protein LOC120458628, translating into MSQPRKCTTRGRNAATEDPETVNFPTSEVGSPQPQAITDDRLSTILEMQHRNLLEIVNAVRGSQTTQVVVLPKFNPESAGSSAATWCSTVDLIVGENPLDGSALLMALTKSLEGSASNWLSQICFAGMTWSQFQEMFLQQYEGNETPAATVFNVLNGRPNDGECLALYGSRLITTLMAKWKSMTAEEIAVSVALAHAANIDGRLQRTVFTTTVKTRNELQNELRAFSYGKRKDHPVPENSTSKRARLHPNVKCHFCGKIGHKIADCRSVKNNLKNQQGSSSSIGRLSDSKPGSITCYRCGNQGHIASACPARQSLSNQTKADEKRVNVCHVVEPIGTLISSD; encoded by the exons ATGTCGCAACCGAGGAAGTGTACGACTCGCGGGCGGAACGCGGCAACAGAGGACCCCGAAACAGTTAACTTcccgacatcagaagtgggatcgccTCAGCCCCAAGCCATCACTGATGATCGCCTGTCCACAATTTTGGAAATGCAGCATCGTAATCTATTGGAAATTGTGAATGCCGTGAGGGGCTCGCAGACTACACAAGTAGTTGTACTACCCAAGTTCAACCCTGAGTCCGCCGGTTCAAGTGCAGCCACTTGGTGCTCTACAGTGGACCTTATTGTAGGAGAAAATCCTCTGGATGGCAGTGCTTTGCTCATGGCCTTAACCAAATCATTGGAGGGCAGTGCTTCTAATTGGCTGTCACAAATTTGTTTCGCCGGAATGACTTGGAGCCAATTCCAAGAAATGTTCCTTCAGCAGTATGAAGGCAATGAgacgccagcagcaacagtctTTAATGTATTAAACGGGCGGCCAAACGACGGCGAATGTCTTGCGCTGTATGGTAGCCGATTAATAACAACACTTATGGCAAAATGGAAGTCTATGACCGCAGAAGAAATTGCAGTGTCTGTTGCCCTGGCACATGCTGCAAATATAGATGGTAGGCTGCAACGCACTGTGTTCACAACTACTGTCAAAACACGCAACGAGTTGCAGAACGAGCTAAGAGCGTTTTCGTATGGCAAGAGGAAGGACCATCCCGTTCCAGAAAATTCTACCAGCAAAAGAGCTCGCCTACACCCAAATGTTAAGTGCCACTTTTGTGGAAAAATTGGCCACAAGATAGCTGACTGCCGCTCCGTGAAAAACAACTTAAAGAATCAACAAGGATCTAGTTCGAGTATTGGGCGCTTATCTGACTCTAAACCTGGGTCAATTACTTGCTATAGATGTGGAAACCAGGGGCATATAGCGTCAGCTTGCCCTGCAAGACAATCGTTGTCAAACCAAACTAAAGCCGACGAGAAGCGTGTCAACGTGTGTCACGTAGTCGAGCCAATTGGGACATTGATATCATCGG ATTAA